In Halobaculum magnesiiphilum, the following proteins share a genomic window:
- a CDS encoding DUF6517 family protein: protein MDRRRFLAGAAAAGVAGLAGCGTASGTVRAPSLPADRLEEGGWERTRADTEEVLSRTVAGVDVTATAVTRVYDDAALRAEVSEKTLGALDAPLSNVFASRIAFSPNLAEIPLESAREELADRAGEVARGQFESQLSSAGLADISASDAGTLTVETGEDASLTEYDAAFAFDSLSFDVRGETVTVEGGSVAVEGLLASWVHDGGLLIAGGAYPAENVTRAVDQELSEAITVSVDVDLGLTPDAYREEVRGIVTRVE, encoded by the coding sequence ATGGACAGACGACGATTCCTCGCGGGGGCGGCCGCCGCCGGCGTCGCGGGGCTGGCCGGCTGCGGGACCGCGTCGGGGACCGTCCGGGCCCCGTCGCTGCCGGCGGACCGACTGGAGGAAGGGGGATGGGAGCGCACGCGCGCCGACACCGAGGAGGTGCTCTCGCGGACGGTCGCCGGCGTCGACGTGACCGCGACGGCGGTCACCCGCGTGTACGACGACGCGGCGCTGCGCGCCGAGGTCTCCGAGAAGACCCTGGGGGCGCTCGACGCGCCGCTGTCGAACGTCTTCGCCAGCCGGATCGCCTTCTCGCCGAACCTCGCCGAGATCCCGCTGGAGTCGGCGCGGGAGGAACTCGCCGACCGCGCGGGCGAGGTCGCACGGGGCCAGTTCGAGTCGCAGCTCTCGTCGGCCGGGCTCGCCGACATCTCCGCCAGCGACGCGGGCACGCTCACGGTCGAGACGGGCGAGGACGCCTCGCTCACCGAGTACGATGCCGCATTCGCGTTCGACTCGCTCTCGTTCGACGTGCGCGGGGAGACGGTCACCGTCGAGGGCGGCAGCGTCGCCGTCGAGGGGCTGCTCGCATCGTGGGTCCACGACGGCGGCCTCCTGATCGCCGGCGGCGCCTACCCCGCGGAGAACGTCACACGGGCCGTCGATCAGGAGCTCTCGGAGGCGATCACCGTCTCCGTCGACGTGGATCTGGGCCTCACGCCCGACGCGTACCGCGAGGAGGTCCGCGGGATCGTGACGCGCGTGGAGTGA
- a CDS encoding PQQ-dependent sugar dehydrogenase: MTTTWSRRRTLAAAGAALLAGCSGSAPSDEPAGDDPADGSNGTPTPEPTPVPEPDTSFTPAEWSAPTDAPTSDVERTVLVENLEVPWDVSVADNGDLFVTERVGRVSRVAGGDLDTVFAPEDAIDAGSIASEPQEQQWWVEGGEGGTLGVAVHPDYPDVEVLYVYYTASVGGDERINRVSRFDLSADDPAATEEVVVGDMAANNFHNGGRIAFGPRGYLWITTGDAGEEAMAADPGELPGSVLRVTVNGEPAPDNPDIDGGDPRVFTYGHRNPQGLVWLPDGTPVATEHGPSGRDEINRLVPGGFYGWPDTRTAEEYRGLPEDSDVRRPLANTGGSTWAPTGALFYTGETVPSWRNRLIIGGLGSQQLIVVTLSPPEAELPPPGDDGRRFDADWLDDAYTATAHPMLTDVLGRIRHVEQGVDGELYAITSNRDGRSTEAFPKENHDVLVKLEASE; the protein is encoded by the coding sequence ATGACGACCACCTGGTCCCGTCGTCGGACCCTCGCGGCCGCCGGCGCGGCGCTGTTGGCCGGCTGTAGCGGCTCGGCACCCTCCGACGAGCCCGCCGGCGACGACCCCGCCGACGGGTCGAACGGAACGCCGACGCCGGAGCCGACGCCCGTCCCCGAGCCCGACACCTCGTTCACGCCCGCGGAGTGGAGCGCCCCGACCGACGCGCCGACGAGCGACGTCGAGCGCACCGTCCTCGTGGAGAACCTGGAGGTCCCCTGGGACGTCTCAGTCGCGGACAACGGCGACCTGTTCGTCACCGAGCGCGTCGGCCGCGTCAGCCGCGTCGCCGGCGGCGACCTCGACACGGTGTTCGCCCCCGAGGACGCGATCGACGCCGGATCGATCGCCTCAGAGCCGCAGGAACAGCAGTGGTGGGTCGAGGGCGGCGAGGGCGGCACTCTCGGCGTCGCGGTCCACCCGGACTACCCAGACGTCGAGGTGCTGTACGTCTACTACACCGCCAGCGTCGGCGGCGACGAGCGGATCAACCGCGTCTCGCGGTTCGACCTCTCGGCCGACGACCCCGCCGCGACCGAGGAGGTCGTCGTCGGCGACATGGCCGCGAACAACTTCCACAACGGCGGCCGGATCGCGTTCGGTCCCCGCGGCTACCTGTGGATCACCACCGGCGACGCCGGCGAGGAGGCGATGGCGGCCGACCCCGGCGAACTCCCGGGGTCGGTGCTGCGCGTCACGGTCAACGGCGAGCCCGCGCCGGACAACCCCGACATCGACGGCGGCGACCCGCGGGTGTTCACCTACGGTCACCGCAACCCCCAGGGCCTGGTCTGGCTCCCCGACGGCACGCCCGTCGCGACCGAGCACGGCCCCTCCGGCCGCGACGAGATCAACCGACTGGTCCCGGGCGGCTTCTACGGCTGGCCCGACACCCGGACGGCTGAGGAGTACCGCGGGCTGCCGGAGGACAGCGACGTGCGGCGCCCGCTGGCGAACACCGGCGGGAGCACCTGGGCGCCCACGGGGGCGCTGTTCTACACGGGCGAGACCGTCCCCTCGTGGCGCAACCGCCTGATAATCGGCGGGTTGGGCAGCCAGCAGCTGATCGTCGTCACGCTGTCACCCCCGGAGGCCGAGCTGCCGCCGCCGGGCGACGACGGGCGCCGGTTCGACGCCGACTGGCTCGACGACGCCTACACCGCCACCGCCCACCCGATGTTGACCGACGTGCTCGGCCGGATCCGTCACGTCGAGCAGGGCGTCGACGGCGAGCTGTATGCGATCACGTCGAACCGGGACGGGCGCTCCACCGAGGCGTTCCCCAAGGAGAACCACGACGTGCTCGTGAAGCTGGAGGCGAGCGAATGA
- a CDS encoding DUF5787 family protein: MEFGFELALCAHLERATDWVIARQLGGAVAAPGSRVVDVVGLVPGPSFEERARITDRTVPPKAVESAAGVAEAVPVAEAVDAHPDRARGIADAAVDCGFFTEERRGGRRYVRKATRYPDDWVDELVAIENKPDLGRPGDLRRQLRVDISLALFDRVVLATESHVTGAHLNRIPEAVGVWRFRPETGERRVIREATPLDADGPGVELLAEHPGRADVALVSAVEKAEKRRRIAERAYGKGWRTYEFPACGNCEATADGRPRCAHFDRVVDPASDCGESCPGWEPDEPAADGDDAAALRDARTPWTRDPPGVARRQAGLDRFG; this comes from the coding sequence ATGGAGTTCGGCTTCGAGTTGGCGCTGTGTGCCCACCTCGAGCGCGCGACCGACTGGGTGATCGCGCGCCAGCTCGGCGGCGCCGTCGCCGCCCCCGGGAGCCGCGTCGTCGACGTTGTCGGGCTCGTCCCCGGCCCGTCGTTCGAGGAGCGCGCCCGCATCACCGACCGGACGGTCCCGCCGAAGGCGGTCGAATCGGCGGCGGGCGTCGCCGAGGCGGTGCCGGTCGCCGAGGCCGTCGACGCCCACCCCGACCGCGCGCGCGGCATCGCCGACGCCGCCGTCGACTGTGGCTTCTTCACCGAGGAGCGTCGCGGCGGGCGGCGCTACGTCCGCAAGGCGACGCGCTACCCCGACGACTGGGTCGACGAGCTGGTCGCCATCGAGAACAAGCCCGATCTCGGGCGTCCGGGCGACCTCCGGCGACAGCTCCGGGTCGACATCAGTCTCGCGCTGTTCGACCGCGTCGTCCTCGCGACCGAGAGCCACGTCACCGGCGCGCACCTGAACCGGATCCCCGAGGCCGTCGGCGTCTGGCGCTTCCGCCCGGAGACGGGCGAGCGACGGGTGATCCGCGAGGCGACCCCGCTCGACGCCGACGGCCCGGGCGTGGAACTGCTCGCCGAGCACCCCGGCCGCGCGGACGTGGCGCTCGTGAGCGCCGTCGAGAAGGCCGAGAAGCGCCGCCGGATCGCCGAGCGCGCCTACGGCAAGGGCTGGCGGACCTACGAGTTCCCGGCCTGCGGCAACTGCGAGGCGACCGCCGACGGGCGCCCCCGGTGTGCGCACTTCGACCGCGTCGTCGACCCCGCGAGCGACTGCGGGGAGTCGTGTCCGGGGTGGGAGCCGGACGAACCGGCCGCCGACGGCGACGACGCCGCGGCGCTGCGCGACGCGCGGACCCCCTGGACGCGCGACCCGCCCGGCGTCGCGCGCCGGCAGGCCGGACTGGACCGGTTCGGCTGA
- a CDS encoding ABC transporter permease subunit: MPLQAVVRKDFTDSIRSFTLASTTLLFVLFAAFLAAIQWVPDLYGASTATKSTLALLNSMRQPTVFMIPLIGLLIAYDTLAGEREDGSLRLLLGLPNARHHAVLGKFIGRTGVIAVAIGVAYAVAGVIALATYESFDVRVFALYTVLTVGYGAVYVALATGFSAAMDSRLRALSGAGGLYALFILGWDVLLLALQLAIYGNEIPEAGLPDWFKFIGLVNPSTAFMHAVRTVIPEYEALTFYPEGSAWYLGDWMGFVVLAAWAVVPLAIGLWRFERADIH; the protein is encoded by the coding sequence ATGCCCCTCCAGGCGGTCGTCCGCAAGGACTTCACGGACTCGATCCGGTCGTTCACGCTGGCGTCGACCACGCTGCTGTTCGTTCTCTTCGCGGCGTTCCTCGCCGCGATCCAGTGGGTCCCTGACCTGTACGGGGCGAGCACGGCGACCAAGAGCACGCTGGCGCTGTTGAACAGCATGCGCCAGCCGACGGTGTTCATGATCCCGCTGATCGGGCTGCTGATCGCGTACGACACACTCGCTGGCGAGCGAGAGGACGGCAGCCTCCGGCTCCTCCTCGGTCTGCCGAACGCCAGACACCACGCCGTGCTCGGGAAGTTCATCGGCCGGACCGGCGTGATCGCCGTCGCGATCGGCGTCGCCTACGCGGTCGCGGGCGTCATCGCGCTGGCGACGTACGAGTCGTTCGACGTGCGGGTGTTCGCGCTGTACACCGTCCTCACGGTCGGCTACGGCGCGGTGTACGTCGCGCTCGCGACGGGGTTCTCCGCGGCGATGGACTCCCGGCTCCGGGCGCTCTCGGGCGCGGGCGGGCTGTACGCCCTGTTCATCCTCGGGTGGGACGTGCTGTTACTGGCACTGCAGCTGGCGATCTACGGCAACGAGATCCCGGAGGCCGGGCTCCCCGACTGGTTCAAGTTCATCGGGCTGGTGAACCCCTCGACGGCGTTCATGCACGCGGTTCGGACGGTGATCCCCGAGTACGAGGCGCTCACCTTCTACCCGGAGGGGAGCGCGTGGTACCTCGGCGACTGGATGGGGTTCGTCGTGTTGGCGGCGTGGGCGGTCGTGCCGCTCGCGATCGGCCTGTGGCGCTTCGAGCGCGCGGACATCCACTGA
- a CDS encoding MBL fold metallo-hydrolase, whose product MRVTLLGTGDTTGTPTVGCDCDTCEAARERGIERSRFSVHVENDRTGESLLIDFSPDFRKQFLTHDVPLPDAGIVSHIHFDHLDGLGNAYRLFDDLPVYAADETDPVTGESVADTIRSKYDYLDRVTVHDTAPLEPTRICGLDVTLVPVDHPPLVCYGLCVEDPETGAKLSLSGDTSYDVSDESRAALADPDLLLADGIVPARFCEYHPMGGKDEGPDGTPYTFGTKHMTREGALAFAADLDAPETRLVHLAHYYPPEEAFAEPLAVDGETYDL is encoded by the coding sequence ATGCGCGTCACGCTCCTGGGCACGGGCGACACCACCGGCACCCCCACCGTCGGCTGCGACTGCGACACCTGCGAGGCGGCCCGCGAGCGCGGGATCGAACGCTCGCGCTTCTCCGTCCACGTCGAGAACGACCGCACCGGCGAGAGCCTCCTGATCGACTTCTCGCCGGACTTCCGTAAACAGTTCCTCACTCACGACGTTCCGCTCCCGGACGCCGGGATCGTCTCGCACATTCACTTCGACCACCTCGACGGCCTCGGCAACGCCTACCGCCTGTTCGACGACCTCCCGGTGTACGCCGCCGACGAGACGGACCCCGTCACCGGTGAGTCGGTCGCCGACACGATCCGCTCGAAGTACGACTACCTCGACCGCGTCACCGTCCACGATACCGCGCCGCTGGAGCCGACCCGGATCTGCGGGCTCGACGTGACGCTCGTCCCGGTCGATCACCCGCCGCTGGTGTGCTACGGGCTGTGCGTCGAGGACCCCGAGACGGGCGCGAAGCTGTCGCTGTCGGGCGACACGAGCTACGACGTGTCCGACGAGTCGCGGGCGGCGCTCGCGGACCCGGACCTCCTGCTGGCCGACGGCATCGTTCCGGCGCGCTTCTGTGAGTACCACCCGATGGGCGGGAAGGACGAGGGCCCCGACGGGACGCCCTACACCTTCGGAACCAAGCACATGACCCGGGAGGGCGCGCTGGCGTTCGCCGCCGACCTCGACGCCCCCGAGACGCGGCTGGTCCACCTCGCGCACTACTACCCGCCCGAGGAGGCGTTCGCAGAGCCGCTGGCGGTCGACGGCGAGACGTACGACCTGTGA
- a CDS encoding aryl-sulfate sulfotransferase, giving the protein MSRRRTGGLALLAALALVVASVAPAVGAAAMGAGTAGEPGAHGAAGASGTGFAQSGSDGLNPCVGTIDEDRRPDTTTLVSIQGARAGDKTAALLVGFAPNGSVVGVHNDTADGRWWSYDVDPLPNGELLMATTQDRHTVIERIDPATGETTSTTDLENVEDAHDVDYLGDGEFVTVDKGDERNRVVIFDDSGEIVWHWRFDEHTDRFPREGGGPYGEDWTHVNDVDPIGNDTLLVSVRNFDQVIAIDRDTKEVKWTLGEDDDYDILNEQHNPDFIEGEDGRTTVIVADSENDRVVEYSRTDDGEWERTWSLSGGGLHEPRDADRLPNGNTLVTDRRGHRVLEVTPRGEVVWEVYTPWQPYDAERVGTDPGSEGPTMRQVGAEGDRELTGGTVFDTAEIESCYAYLTGVERDRLVPDDELWGDGGELGDAATPGDADGSGANDAGGDADSTDREWTTVPDESFVQTPGFGVPAALTAFVAAVALAGLVAVRRRSRE; this is encoded by the coding sequence ATGAGCCGGCGCAGAACCGGCGGGCTCGCGCTTCTGGCGGCGCTCGCGCTCGTGGTCGCGAGCGTCGCTCCCGCGGTCGGGGCGGCGGCCATGGGCGCGGGAACTGCGGGCGAACCGGGCGCGCACGGCGCCGCCGGCGCGTCGGGCACCGGGTTCGCCCAGTCGGGGTCCGACGGCCTCAACCCCTGTGTGGGCACCATCGACGAGGACCGCCGTCCGGACACGACGACGCTCGTGTCGATCCAGGGCGCGCGCGCCGGCGACAAGACCGCCGCGCTGCTGGTCGGCTTCGCGCCGAACGGCTCGGTCGTCGGCGTCCACAACGACACCGCCGACGGCCGCTGGTGGTCCTACGACGTGGACCCGCTCCCGAACGGCGAGCTGCTGATGGCGACGACGCAGGACCGCCACACGGTGATCGAGCGGATCGACCCCGCGACCGGCGAGACCACCTCGACGACCGACTTGGAGAACGTCGAGGACGCCCACGACGTGGACTACCTCGGCGACGGGGAGTTCGTCACCGTCGACAAGGGCGACGAGCGCAACCGCGTGGTGATCTTCGACGACTCCGGCGAGATCGTCTGGCATTGGCGCTTCGACGAACACACCGACCGCTTCCCGCGCGAGGGCGGCGGTCCCTACGGCGAGGACTGGACCCACGTCAACGACGTGGACCCCATCGGCAACGACACGCTGCTCGTCTCCGTCCGCAACTTCGACCAGGTGATCGCCATCGATCGCGATACGAAGGAGGTGAAGTGGACGCTCGGCGAGGACGACGACTACGACATCCTCAACGAGCAGCACAACCCAGACTTCATCGAGGGCGAGGACGGCCGCACGACCGTCATCGTCGCCGACTCCGAGAACGACCGCGTCGTGGAGTACAGCAGGACCGACGACGGCGAGTGGGAGCGCACGTGGTCGCTCTCGGGCGGCGGCCTCCACGAGCCCCGTGACGCCGACCGCCTGCCGAACGGCAACACGCTCGTCACCGACCGCCGCGGGCACCGGGTGCTGGAGGTCACCCCGCGCGGCGAGGTCGTCTGGGAGGTGTACACCCCGTGGCAGCCGTACGACGCCGAGCGCGTCGGCACCGACCCCGGATCGGAGGGGCCGACGATGCGCCAGGTCGGCGCCGAGGGCGACCGGGAGCTGACCGGCGGGACGGTCTTCGACACCGCCGAGATCGAGTCGTGTTACGCGTACCTCACCGGCGTCGAGCGCGACCGGCTGGTCCCCGACGACGAGCTGTGGGGCGACGGCGGCGAGCTGGGCGACGCGGCGACGCCCGGCGACGCCGACGGCTCGGGCGCAAACGACGCCGGCGGCGACGCGGACTCGACCGACCGCGAGTGGACGACCGTCCCGGACGAGTCGTTCGTCCAGACGCCCGGGTTCGGCGTCCCGGCGGCGCTGACCGCGTTCGTCGCGGCCGTCGCGCTCGCGGGCCTCGTCGCGGTTCGGCGCCGGAGCCGCGAGTAG
- a CDS encoding ATP-binding protein yields MSDPAEDVVELLVTVHRYNEDRDLDADDLPPRYRQVFWSESPEEEDGPGGVERPLHVTESTAKTATGVERPWDAISDLLFSQRKEFSGEVSLSQPEMAVDWLLERIDDENLRENPVLAAIAEDPEVEHDADFTVSHEEARGENRPVRADRVWIDALLGEYFDEEEDAEMLDLVTVKAPEEIEMTLHDLVLTEDQEGEIRKLMKAIEHREYLATIGLREIGKLLFVGPPGTGKTTAARALAHELGLPFVEVKLSMVTSQYLGETAKNVEKTFEVAKRLAPCILFIDEFDSVAKTRKSDEHAALKRAVNTLLKSIDDISLVRDEVLLISATNHPDQLDAAAWRRFDEIVNFPKPDRQMRADILRVITRQMEIAEFDPEAVADRTEGLTGSDLRLVLREAVLEALTDDRMEITQEDIMDAVQDFEERDNLKNMDMIDGEGAEVVGDGGGHDHDHDHDH; encoded by the coding sequence ATGAGTGACCCGGCAGAGGACGTGGTCGAGCTTCTCGTAACCGTCCACCGGTACAACGAGGACCGCGACCTCGACGCCGACGACCTACCGCCGCGGTACCGCCAGGTCTTCTGGAGCGAATCGCCGGAAGAGGAGGACGGACCGGGCGGCGTGGAGCGCCCGCTTCACGTGACAGAATCGACCGCGAAAACCGCCACGGGCGTCGAGCGCCCATGGGATGCGATCTCGGATCTGCTGTTCTCCCAGCGCAAGGAGTTCTCCGGGGAGGTGTCGCTGTCGCAGCCGGAGATGGCCGTCGACTGGCTGCTGGAGCGCATCGACGACGAGAACCTCCGCGAGAACCCCGTGCTCGCGGCGATCGCCGAGGACCCCGAGGTCGAACACGACGCCGACTTCACTGTCTCTCACGAGGAGGCGCGCGGGGAGAACCGCCCCGTGCGCGCCGACCGCGTGTGGATCGACGCCCTGCTGGGCGAGTACTTCGACGAGGAGGAGGACGCCGAGATGCTCGATCTCGTCACGGTGAAGGCGCCCGAGGAGATCGAGATGACGCTGCACGACCTGGTGCTCACCGAGGATCAGGAGGGCGAGATACGCAAGCTGATGAAGGCGATCGAGCACCGCGAGTACCTCGCCACCATCGGCCTCCGGGAGATCGGCAAGCTCCTGTTCGTCGGCCCGCCCGGCACGGGGAAGACGACCGCCGCCCGCGCGCTCGCACACGAACTCGGCCTCCCGTTCGTCGAGGTGAAGCTCTCGATGGTGACGAGCCAGTACCTCGGCGAGACCGCCAAGAACGTCGAGAAGACGTTCGAGGTCGCCAAGCGGCTGGCCCCCTGTATCCTGTTCATCGACGAGTTCGACTCCGTCGCCAAGACGCGCAAGTCCGACGAGCACGCCGCGCTCAAGCGCGCGGTCAACACCCTGCTGAAGTCGATCGACGACATCTCGCTCGTGCGCGACGAGGTGCTGCTCATCTCGGCGACGAACCACCCCGACCAGCTCGACGCCGCGGCGTGGCGGCGCTTCGACGAGATCGTCAACTTCCCCAAGCCGGACCGCCAGATGCGCGCGGACATCCTCCGCGTCATCACCCGGCAGATGGAGATCGCCGAGTTCGACCCCGAGGCGGTCGCCGACCGCACCGAGGGGCTCACCGGCAGCGACCTCCGGCTCGTCCTCCGCGAGGCCGTGCTGGAGGCGCTCACCGACGACCGCATGGAGATCACCCAGGAGGACATCATGGACGCCGTCCAGGACTTCGAGGAGCGCGACAACCTCAAGAACATGGACATGATCGACGGCGAGGGCGCGGAGGTCGTCGGCGACGGCGGCGGACACGATCACGACCACGACCACGACCACTGA